The following are from one region of the Williamwhitmania sp. genome:
- a CDS encoding IS200/IS605 family transposase yields the protein MSDYIHKSHNVTVILYHFVCPAKYRR from the coding sequence GTGAGTGACTATATACATAAAAGCCATAATGTAACTGTTATACTGTATCATTTTGTTTGTCCTGCAAAATACAGGCG
- a CDS encoding NADH-dependent [FeFe] hydrogenase, group A6, which yields MVKKINLKIDGLAVTVDEGTSVLHAAEQLNIQIPTLCYHKDLCIAGNCRVCVVEQTGAKALVASCATPAAEGMEIHTNTLKVRTARKHVIELLLSEHNADCTKCFKNGKCELQNLASEFKILEPMFIDLVPLKNYTIDRMSPSIIKDDSKCIRCQRCVRTCEELQHLGALSVAYKGEHMKISTFYENSMYDVVCSNCGQCVNRCPTGALTEKNYIEEVWDAIYDPKKHVVVQTAPAVRIALGEDLGIPAGAIVTGKMVSALRRMGFDSVLDTDFTADLTIMEEGTELLTRLKRALVDKDPTVKLPMATSCSPGWIKFIEHAFPEYLDNLSTCKSPQQMFGALVKTYYAEKRKINPADIVSVSIMPCTAKKFEADRPEMRSSGYKDVDYVLTTRELAIMIKQAGINFVTLPEDKCDSLMGESTGAAIIFGATGGVMEAALRTAYELVTGREVPFKNLNITPVRGMEGVKEATIKIENPKPEWKFLDGVELKTAVAHGLQNAYELFSSIKAGKSSYHFIEIMACPGGCLGGGGQPIPTNPEVRAKRAAAIYQEDQGKALRKSHLNPEVSKIYAEFLGAPLGHKSHELLHTHYKPRARY from the coding sequence ATGGTAAAAAAAATAAATCTCAAAATAGATGGTTTGGCGGTTACTGTGGATGAGGGTACTAGCGTTCTCCATGCGGCCGAGCAGCTCAACATTCAAATCCCAACTCTTTGCTATCACAAAGATCTCTGCATTGCGGGAAATTGCCGTGTATGTGTTGTAGAACAGACGGGAGCAAAGGCATTGGTAGCATCCTGTGCAACACCTGCTGCCGAGGGTATGGAAATTCACACTAACACGCTTAAGGTTCGAACCGCGAGGAAGCATGTTATTGAACTACTGCTTTCTGAGCATAATGCGGACTGTACAAAGTGTTTCAAAAATGGTAAATGTGAACTGCAGAACTTGGCTTCGGAGTTTAAAATTTTGGAACCAATGTTTATTGACCTAGTTCCACTGAAGAACTACACCATCGACAGAATGTCTCCCTCAATTATTAAGGACGACAGCAAGTGTATTCGCTGCCAGCGCTGTGTGCGCACCTGCGAGGAACTTCAGCACCTTGGTGCCCTATCGGTAGCTTACAAGGGCGAGCACATGAAGATTTCCACCTTCTACGAGAACTCCATGTACGATGTAGTGTGCTCCAACTGTGGTCAATGCGTTAACCGATGCCCCACCGGAGCGCTCACCGAAAAGAACTACATTGAAGAGGTATGGGATGCCATTTACGATCCTAAAAAGCATGTTGTTGTTCAAACTGCACCAGCCGTAAGAATTGCCCTTGGTGAAGATTTGGGTATACCTGCTGGTGCCATAGTTACTGGCAAAATGGTCTCTGCACTGAGGCGAATGGGGTTTGACTCCGTTTTAGATACCGATTTTACAGCCGACCTTACCATTATGGAAGAAGGGACTGAGCTCTTAACTAGACTTAAGAGAGCATTGGTTGATAAAGATCCTACTGTGAAGTTGCCCATGGCCACCTCCTGCTCTCCAGGTTGGATCAAGTTCATTGAGCATGCATTTCCTGAATATCTCGACAACCTGTCTACCTGCAAGTCTCCGCAGCAAATGTTTGGAGCGCTCGTTAAGACATATTATGCTGAAAAGCGCAAGATTAACCCTGCAGATATCGTTTCGGTATCTATTATGCCCTGCACTGCTAAAAAGTTTGAGGCAGATAGACCAGAAATGCGCTCCAGTGGCTATAAAGATGTAGACTATGTGCTGACTACTCGCGAGCTGGCCATTATGATTAAGCAAGCTGGAATCAATTTTGTAACCCTTCCTGAGGATAAGTGCGATAGCCTCATGGGTGAATCAACCGGTGCTGCCATTATCTTTGGGGCAACGGGTGGTGTTATGGAAGCTGCCCTTCGCACTGCCTATGAGCTGGTTACTGGTAGGGAAGTTCCATTTAAAAACCTCAACATTACTCCAGTTCGGGGTATGGAAGGGGTAAAGGAGGCTACTATTAAAATAGAAAACCCCAAGCCAGAGTGGAAGTTCTTGGATGGTGTTGAGTTAAAAACCGCCGTTGCCCACGGGCTCCAAAATGCCTATGAGCTATTCTCGAGTATTAAAGCAGGTAAGTCCTCCTACCATTTCATTGAGATTATGGCCTGCCCAGGTGGATGCCTTGGCGGTGGAGGACAGCCAATTCCTACTAATCCTGAGGTTAGAGCTAAACGTGCTGCTGCAATTTACCAAGAAGACCAAGGGAAGGCATTGCGTAAATCCCACCTAAACCCTGAGGTTTCAAAAATTTATGCTGAGTTTTTGGGCGCACCGCTTGGTCATAAATCGCATGAGCTGCTCCATACTCACTATAAACCTAGAGCACGGTATTAA
- a CDS encoding NADH-ubiquinone oxidoreductase-F iron-sulfur binding region domain-containing protein: MTYTHLKRVDLIFDQDANPKEILQKAYSLSNETIVKEVLDSGLRGRGGAGFPTGLKWKFTSEQPADERFVVCNADEGEPGTFKDREILFKVPHKVFGGMAICGKVIGARQGFIYLRGEYRFLLPNLKTELDTFHAVLKSLNIDFRIQIIMGSGAYICGEESALFESMEGHRGEPRNKPPYPTVAGFRNKPTVINNVETLVYAFMILKHGSQKFKDLGTTDSRGSKVFSVSGDTPKAGIYELELGMSVDHFVEEFGDGDTKAVQVGGASGFCVPRKKFNETIIGFEGVPTGGSMMLFNSSRSMYNVLKNYLEFFQEESCGQCTPCRVGCQQLLLGIEAVKRGEKPISYLDQLLKLTQTMKITAKCGLGQSVANSFSSIVENFKEEMIY, encoded by the coding sequence ATGACATATACGCATCTGAAACGGGTAGACCTGATATTTGACCAGGATGCAAACCCTAAAGAAATTTTGCAGAAAGCATATTCGCTATCTAACGAGACCATTGTAAAAGAGGTACTTGACAGCGGTCTACGCGGTCGTGGTGGCGCTGGCTTCCCCACTGGTCTAAAATGGAAGTTTACTTCTGAACAGCCAGCCGACGAGCGTTTTGTTGTCTGCAACGCTGATGAGGGCGAGCCTGGAACGTTTAAGGATCGCGAGATTCTGTTTAAGGTACCACATAAAGTTTTTGGTGGAATGGCCATTTGCGGCAAGGTAATTGGTGCAAGGCAGGGCTTTATCTATTTAAGGGGTGAGTATCGGTTCTTACTGCCAAACCTTAAGACTGAGTTGGACACTTTTCACGCAGTGCTGAAGTCACTCAATATTGACTTTAGAATTCAGATTATAATGGGCAGTGGAGCCTACATCTGTGGTGAGGAGAGCGCACTCTTTGAGTCGATGGAGGGCCATCGCGGGGAGCCAAGAAATAAGCCACCATACCCTACCGTGGCAGGTTTTCGAAACAAACCCACGGTTATCAACAACGTTGAGACACTGGTATATGCGTTTATGATCTTGAAACATGGGTCCCAGAAGTTTAAGGACTTGGGCACTACCGATTCCCGTGGTTCTAAGGTATTTTCCGTTTCTGGTGATACCCCAAAGGCTGGCATATATGAGTTGGAACTGGGTATGAGCGTGGACCATTTTGTGGAGGAGTTTGGTGATGGCGATACCAAAGCCGTTCAGGTTGGTGGTGCCTCCGGATTTTGCGTTCCTAGAAAAAAATTCAATGAAACGATAATTGGTTTTGAAGGAGTTCCAACTGGTGGCTCAATGATGCTATTCAATAGTTCTCGCTCAATGTATAACGTGCTGAAGAATTACCTTGAATTTTTTCAGGAAGAATCTTGCGGGCAGTGCACACCTTGCCGTGTTGGTTGTCAGCAGCTGCTTCTTGGAATTGAAGCAGTTAAGCGCGGGGAGAAGCCAATTTCCTACCTCGACCAGCTGCTCAAGCTAACGCAAACAATGAAAATCACTGCCAAGTGTGGACTTGGGCAGAGCGTTGCCAACAGCTTTTCTTCAATTGTGGAGAACTTTAAGGAGGAAATGATTTACTAA
- the nuoE gene encoding NADH-quinone oxidoreductase subunit NuoE: MAMIETRDLVKSLADSHGRSREALIPILQGIIQEERFITQEAMTEVARELDISAAQVYGTATFYSFLDTEPRGKYVIRVCKTITCSMKGKNAILQTVEDILKIKVGETTLNRKFSLLETNCLGWCHKGPAMLINDEAYTELTADKVRDIISEYMKK, encoded by the coding sequence ATGGCTATGATTGAAACTCGCGATTTAGTAAAGAGCCTAGCCGATTCACACGGTCGGTCGAGGGAAGCGCTAATCCCAATTTTACAGGGTATAATACAGGAGGAGCGATTTATAACTCAGGAGGCAATGACGGAAGTTGCCCGCGAACTCGACATTTCGGCCGCCCAAGTTTACGGCACGGCGACCTTTTACTCCTTTCTTGATACCGAACCGCGTGGAAAGTATGTAATTAGGGTTTGTAAAACCATTACCTGCTCCATGAAGGGAAAAAATGCCATCCTGCAGACCGTTGAGGATATTCTGAAGATTAAGGTTGGAGAAACCACCCTTAACCGGAAATTTTCTCTGCTGGAAACCAACTGCCTTGGTTGGTGTCATAAAGGCCCGGCAATGCTCATCAACGATGAAGCATACACCGAGCTAACCGCCGATAAAGTTCGGGATATTATTTCCGAATACATGAAAAAGTAG
- a CDS encoding S46 family peptidase, with the protein MRRFIVILVAVFITTGTAIADEGMWLPLLVGMQKLKEMRAEGFKLTAEDIYSVNHASLKDAVVQFGGGCTGELISGEGLLITNHHCGYGSIQAHSTLDHNYLENGFWAMSQAEELPNPGLSVKFLVSMEDVTSTVLLGITDTVSEINRERLISQRIKALKADATKGNSYVVEVDPLYNGNQYFLYTYEEFTDVRLVGAPPSSIGKFGGDTDNWMWPRHTGDFSLFRIYAGKDNKPAPYSPSNVPYKPKKFLELSIKGIKAGDFTLVYGYPGRTQEYIPSFAVRQLVDQSDPCKIALRQSRLKIMGEAMASDQKVRIMYAAKYASVANGWKKWIGEVNGLSRSNGIQVKEEQEEKFSTWVNGNTARTAQYGMLLPQLKQDYQEYAPFSHARDYYREAIGSIEIFRVAAQFERLAQKLQKQSEFSSVDSLKLREFNAYLHTFYKNYDPAIDRKILSSMLSAYLQNVSAQFVPLDMLAAFRDVRHWPDTIAAEVFQRSMFADSLKAFALLQQLDSASIRDVSLDPAVKINHDIMEMYSQSVAPSLAQMEQDINIQLRRYMRATMEMNPRRTFYPDANFTLRIAFGQVQGYQPRDAVQYEFQSTLTGVMEKDDSTIYDYVVPPKLKKLYEMKDFGRFGEKGKLPVAFIATNHTTGGNSGSPVLNGKGQLIGVNFDRVWEGTMSDIMFDNSRCRNIALDVRYALFIIDKYAGAGWLLNEMKIVD; encoded by the coding sequence ATGAGAAGATTTATAGTGATTCTCGTTGCTGTTTTTATCACTACTGGAACTGCCATTGCCGATGAAGGTATGTGGCTTCCTCTGCTCGTTGGTATGCAAAAGTTGAAGGAGATGAGGGCAGAAGGATTTAAGTTAACGGCAGAAGATATTTACAGCGTTAATCATGCAAGCCTCAAGGATGCCGTTGTTCAGTTTGGTGGTGGTTGTACTGGAGAACTTATCTCCGGTGAAGGGCTATTAATTACCAACCATCACTGCGGATATGGTTCTATTCAGGCCCATAGCACGTTGGATCACAATTATCTTGAAAACGGTTTCTGGGCCATGTCTCAAGCAGAGGAACTACCGAATCCAGGACTGAGTGTGAAGTTTCTTGTCAGCATGGAGGATGTTACCTCTACAGTTTTGCTGGGTATTACCGATACTGTTTCTGAAATAAATCGTGAGAGGCTCATCTCCCAGCGAATAAAGGCATTGAAGGCTGACGCAACCAAGGGCAATAGCTATGTTGTGGAGGTTGATCCACTTTACAATGGGAATCAATATTTCCTGTACACCTACGAGGAGTTTACCGATGTTCGCTTGGTTGGTGCCCCGCCTTCATCAATTGGTAAGTTTGGAGGAGATACCGATAATTGGATGTGGCCTCGTCATACAGGCGACTTCAGCCTCTTTCGCATCTATGCTGGAAAGGATAACAAGCCTGCCCCTTACTCGCCCTCTAACGTTCCCTATAAGCCAAAAAAGTTTCTGGAACTTTCAATTAAGGGAATTAAGGCTGGTGATTTTACGCTGGTGTATGGATATCCCGGACGAACTCAGGAATACATTCCTTCGTTTGCAGTTCGACAATTGGTTGATCAAAGTGATCCTTGCAAGATTGCGCTACGGCAATCTCGTTTGAAAATTATGGGTGAGGCAATGGCCTCTGACCAAAAAGTAAGGATAATGTATGCAGCTAAGTACGCCTCCGTAGCGAATGGGTGGAAAAAATGGATAGGTGAAGTTAATGGACTTTCTCGTAGTAATGGTATTCAGGTGAAGGAAGAGCAGGAGGAAAAGTTTTCCACCTGGGTAAACGGTAACACTGCGAGGACTGCACAGTATGGCATGCTGCTTCCGCAGTTAAAACAGGATTATCAGGAATATGCACCCTTTTCTCATGCTCGTGATTACTACCGAGAGGCAATCGGTTCCATAGAAATATTTAGAGTGGCTGCCCAGTTTGAGCGCTTAGCGCAAAAACTTCAGAAGCAAAGTGAGTTTTCTTCAGTTGATTCTCTAAAGTTGAGGGAATTTAACGCTTACCTGCATACCTTTTATAAGAATTACGATCCAGCAATAGACAGGAAGATTTTGTCCTCGATGTTGAGTGCTTATCTGCAGAATGTTTCAGCTCAGTTTGTTCCCCTAGATATGCTTGCTGCATTCAGGGATGTTCGGCACTGGCCCGATACCATAGCTGCAGAGGTTTTTCAGCGTTCCATGTTTGCAGATTCATTAAAGGCTTTTGCTCTTCTGCAGCAGCTAGACTCAGCCTCTATTAGGGATGTTTCACTCGATCCAGCCGTTAAAATAAATCATGATATCATGGAGATGTACAGCCAGTCCGTAGCACCTTCGCTTGCCCAAATGGAGCAGGATATCAATATTCAATTGAGGCGGTACATGCGCGCCACCATGGAGATGAATCCTAGGCGTACTTTTTATCCCGATGCCAACTTCACCCTTCGCATTGCCTTTGGACAAGTGCAGGGGTATCAACCACGCGATGCCGTGCAGTATGAATTTCAGTCAACCCTCACAGGCGTAATGGAGAAGGATGATTCAACAATATACGATTATGTTGTTCCGCCTAAGTTGAAAAAACTGTACGAAATGAAGGATTTTGGCCGCTTTGGTGAGAAGGGTAAGTTACCGGTAGCCTTTATCGCAACGAATCATACAACCGGGGGCAACAGTGGATCTCCTGTTCTAAATGGAAAGGGGCAGCTAATTGGCGTAAACTTCGATAGGGTTTGGGAGGGAACCATGAGCGACATCATGTTCGACAATAGTCGTTGTCGTAATATTGCCCTCGACGTGAGGTATGCCCTATTTATTATTGATAAATATGCTGGGGCTGGATGGTTGCTCAATGAGATGAAAATAGTTGATTGA
- a CDS encoding Maf family nucleotide pyrophosphatase, producing the protein MLEHKLLPYRVFLGSASPRRQLLLKELGVNFEILTTANVEETFPTNIPLANVPVYLAALKANAYAPNLVSGDILITADTVVICEDILLGKPESLVQAAEMLRFLSGKRHEVITGVTLSTPEKISTFSVSTYVYFRELTADEITFYLDHFRPLDKAGAYGIQEWIGYIGIEKIEGSYFNVMGLPVQRLYIELENFVNNIN; encoded by the coding sequence ATGCTTGAGCATAAACTTTTACCTTATAGAGTTTTTCTGGGTTCTGCCTCGCCACGACGGCAACTCTTACTCAAAGAGTTGGGTGTTAATTTTGAGATTCTTACCACGGCCAATGTTGAAGAAACGTTTCCGACAAATATTCCATTGGCTAATGTTCCGGTCTACTTAGCTGCCCTCAAAGCCAATGCTTATGCTCCCAATTTGGTGTCAGGTGATATTTTGATTACTGCCGATACCGTGGTGATTTGTGAGGATATTTTGTTGGGTAAACCCGAAAGCCTTGTTCAAGCTGCAGAAATGCTTCGCTTCCTTTCAGGAAAGCGTCATGAGGTAATCACCGGGGTTACGCTTTCAACACCAGAAAAGATATCTACGTTCTCAGTTTCTACATATGTGTATTTTAGAGAGTTAACCGCCGATGAGATTACTTTCTATCTTGACCACTTCAGGCCCTTGGATAAAGCGGGTGCTTATGGTATTCAGGAATGGATAGGTTATATTGGAATTGAGAAAATTGAAGGCTCCTACTTTAACGTTATGGGTCTTCCCGTTCAGCGGCTTTATATTGAATTAGAAAACTTTGTGAATAACATAAATTAA
- a CDS encoding geranylgeranylglycerol-phosphate geranylgeranyltransferase: protein MYKKFINSQFSSYMRLMRWNNLVIIIITQLAIRYLVIAPILSLMNLSLQLSTVTFAFLVLASVCIAAAGYVINDYFDIKTDAINKPNRPLVGKKVSRRASIALHFWLNTAGVASGLYVSYIVHVFSFALIFPLAAGLLWFYSVSYKRQLLVGNILVAVLTGIVPMLVLIFELPLLNKAYLSDLINLGLNLNVLIYWVGGFSFFAFILTLIREIVKDMEDFEGDSVVGRNSLPLAFGLQSSKWVVILLSMLTVFALVYLFITRLMFLPDGGFDYFSLAYLVTFVLLPFLFMIARLFVAKVKTDYTRISNYAKFIMLGGILYSVCFYFIVEYKILML, encoded by the coding sequence ATGTATAAGAAATTCATTAATAGCCAGTTTTCCTCTTATATGAGGCTAATGCGGTGGAACAACCTGGTAATAATCATTATTACCCAATTGGCCATCCGGTATCTTGTTATTGCACCTATTCTGTCACTCATGAACTTGAGTCTTCAGCTGTCAACGGTAACCTTTGCATTTCTTGTGCTTGCCTCTGTTTGCATTGCGGCAGCTGGTTATGTGATCAACGATTACTTCGACATTAAAACCGACGCCATAAACAAACCTAACCGACCATTAGTTGGTAAGAAGGTTTCTCGGCGAGCCAGTATCGCCCTACACTTTTGGCTGAACACCGCTGGAGTTGCTTCTGGACTTTATGTTTCCTACATTGTGCATGTTTTTAGTTTTGCACTGATTTTTCCACTAGCAGCGGGACTGCTATGGTTCTATTCCGTAAGTTACAAACGCCAGCTGCTAGTTGGTAATATTTTGGTGGCGGTACTCACCGGCATTGTCCCAATGCTAGTCCTAATATTTGAACTACCACTACTCAATAAAGCATACCTTTCTGACCTCATTAACCTTGGCCTTAACTTGAATGTGCTCATTTACTGGGTTGGTGGCTTTTCCTTTTTTGCATTTATTCTTACACTCATTCGTGAGATAGTGAAGGATATGGAAGATTTTGAAGGTGATTCCGTTGTTGGTCGCAACTCCCTGCCCTTGGCATTTGGTCTACAGAGTTCAAAGTGGGTCGTAATTCTTCTCTCTATGTTAACTGTATTTGCATTGGTGTATCTCTTTATAACTAGGTTGATGTTCCTTCCTGATGGAGGTTTCGATTACTTCTCGTTGGCCTATCTAGTAACATTCGTATTGCTACCTTTTTTATTTATGATTGCTCGGCTGTTTGTTGCAAAGGTCAAAACAGATTATACAAGAATTAGCAATTACGCAAAGTTTATTATGCTTGGCGGAATCTTATACTCTGTGTGCTTTTATTTTATTGTTGAGTATAAAATATTGATGCTTTGA